The genomic interval AAGTATGTTTGAGACAAATCATGATGATAATGCGATTAGTATTCATATAACCCGAACAAATAGCGCTAACTATGCTGGAAAAGCTTCATTTCCATGGAAGTCTACAAGATATAACTTTGCTGTAATTACAGAAGCTGGTAATCCTTCAGCATTAATCGGTGATGATCAAATGGTAAGCACGATGGTACATGAACTAGGACATGTATTAGGCTTAACCCATACACATGAAAGTGCAAGACTTTCTACTGCTTCAAATAATGCAGGAGCCAACGATTGTTATCAGGAATCTGTTAGCAGGACTAAAACACAAGCAATAGGTTGCTTTGGAACAATAGGAAAGAAAAAGTGTGTAATTAACGGAGATATGATTTCAGATACAGAAGCTGATCCGGAATTAAATAGAAACATTGTCACAGTAGGGTGTGCGTATAGTGGTACAGGTTCAGATAATTGGGGGACTGCCTGGACTCCACCGACACGTAATTATATGTCTTACACACGCTGGGAATGCAGAAATACTTTTAGTAAGATGCAAAGGGGAATTATGTATACTTTTGCACAAAGTTATATGACTTCTTTTTATCCAACCAGACATTACAATCAGAAACCGGTTTCTTTTTATAAGAATGCAGATGTTGATTTTTGGGAAAATGACAATTTTTTTCAGAATGCTCAATCCATATTATTAAACCAACAACAGTACCGGGCGTTTCATTGGAAACCGGGCAGTACGGCTTTGGATGTGGACTGGGTACTATTTCGCCCTACTTCCAATATTGCAGTAAAATTTCAAACTTCCGCCGTTACAGGAAAGCCACAACCTAATACACGTATTACGTTGTTTGCTGATAATGGAACCACTCAATTATTTCAGAATGATAATACCAGTTCAAGTACCGTATTTTCGGCAATAACCACAGGTGTACTAACTGCTAATGTTAATTATCGGTTGAGAATAGAAAATTTAAGTGCTTATCCAAATAATGAATCAAAAGGGCACTACAATTTAGATGTATCTCAGCCTGGAATACCAGTTTTAAACGCCGATATAACTGGTCCGGGCTTCCCGCTAGCTTGTGAAAGAGGAGAGTGGTTTGCCAGTGCTACTGGTGGAACGGGTACTTATACTTATCAATGGTCTATTATTGAAAATAGCGTTACAGTGCAGGTAGGAATTGGTAGCTCATTTGCAATGTACAACGATGAAACCTACAATAGAAATTTTAGTTTACAGTTGGTAGTTACAAGTGGAAGCCAGCAAAAAACAGTATTTAAAAGCATTTCATTTGCAGGCTGTAATTCCGGAGCACTTTTTGTGGTTTCTCCAAATCCAGCTTCAGAAAATATAATTGTAATACCTAGTGAAGAAAACAAACAGCTTACTTCATTTCAAAATGCAAATGAATTTGATGCTTCTCTTTATAAAGAATCCAATAGTAAAATGATATGGCAAGGGAAGTCAAATAATAAAGAAATTAAAATAGATTCAAGAAGTTTGATAAACGGATCTTATCTAATAAATATTAATGACGGAAGACGATTAATTAAAAAGCATGTACTTATCGTACATTGAATTTAAGTTGAAAGTTTTATTAAAAAGAGAAAGTACAAAAGTGTAATCGCTTTTGTACTTTCTCTTTTTAATTTATAATAGCAATTTGAGCCTAACTGCTCAAAAGTATAATTCTGGGTTAGATTGAAAGATTGTACGGTAGCAGCCTGGTCGGCCACGCCGCCGCATAAAGTAGGGCTCAATTACTCAAACGTACAATTTTCCCCACGACTCGCGTAAAATCAATTTGATGTAGAGTTATTGGGAAATAAACAATTCTTAGCCCTTAAAAATTTACAGAATTGCTTCCATTTCAAAGGTTGATATAGATCGTTGCTCACTGAAATCAATTTTATGAACTTTTCCTTTTGTTCAGCTGATTTAACCGAAAAGTTGTAAGTACTAAGAATTGATTGTAGCTGCATACAGGTATGAATAAAACCGTTGCGACAATATTGTAATGTTGTATTTTAGTGGTTTTTTTCTACTACCAGTCCAAACAAAATGCCCTGTGAAACGCTTTAAAACAAAGCTTCACAGGGCATTAATAATTTTCTGTTATTTATCAGAAATATTAAACCAGGTCAACCGTTCTTCCGGTCCTTACTGACTCATCACAGGCAAATGCAATTTGTAAACTTGTAACAGCATCAAGCAAGTGATCGCTCAGATCAGTATTTTCCTGAATTGCTTTTAGGAAAAAGCGTTGTTCACGGTTGCAAAGTTCCTGGTGATCCGGTTCATCTTCCAGATTGATCCAGGTATCCTGATGCACAAATTCGTCTTTTTCATTCAGTTCAGCATGATGGACGCGTATCGATTCAGTTTTTGTGTGTGCTTCCACAGACGATGATTTTCCTGTTGCTCCCGCATCTTTCGCGACGATAGATACCGATCCTTTTGGCCCGATGACATCTTTTACAAAAAATGCAGTTTCACTGATCATTGGCCCCCACGCAGCCTCATACCAGCCTACCGAACCATCTTCAAACCAGATCTGAAGCTGGCCATAATTATAATTAGTGGCCGGAATATCTTCTGTCAGGCGGGCTCCGATTGCACTTACGCGAAGTGGTTTCGAACGCGTCATCTGGCACATTACATCAATATAGTGAACGCCGCAATCCACGATCGGGCTCAGGCTTTTCATCAGGTTACGGTGTACGCCCCACATGTATCCATGGCTTTGCTGGTTCAGGTTCATGCGCATTACCAACGGTTTTCCAAGTCCTTGTGCCTCAGCAATAAAACGTTCCCATGATGGATGTACACGCAGTATATAACCAACTACAACCTGTTTGCCGGCAGCCTTGGCAGCTTCAACCACTCTTTTTGCTCCTTCAACCGTATCGGCCAGAGGTTTTTCTATAAATACGTGGGCACCACTTTCCAGTGCACGGATCGCGAAGTTTTCATGAGTATCCGGATAAGTGGAAATACAAACAGCATCCGGTTTGGTTTCAGCAAGTGCCGTTTCATAATCGCTGTACAATGCATAACCGCCGCCTAATTTTTCATTCAGTATTTCCTTGCTTTTTCCGGTAGAGACAATACCACAGATTTCAAAACCATCCAGCAACTGGTACGCGAATGCATGGGAAGCCCCCATATTACCACAACCTACAACAAGTACACGAAATGGCTCTTGATTTTGAGAAGATGACATAATAAATAAATAATGTTTAATGATTTTGGGTTATCAGGAATATTAAATTTTAACAAAAATAAGCGCATTTAAATCCCAAAAATAACGATTAATTGCTTCAAAAGACCTTTTTAATCTTTACGGCAGTGTTTTCTTACAAATTGATTTTTGAAATTTGAGCTAATAATTGCAACTATGCAGGAAAATTGCATCCCTATCTATCAAAATGAACTTACTTCTACTAAAATGCAGCTACTCAGCTGTGATACGTCTTGCATTTCTTTGCGTTATTTTTATCACTTATTCTTTCAGCAGTTTTTCTCAGGAAGATTTTAAACCAAAACTCGGAATCATTGACCGGGAGTCAGTGGAAATGACTGTTTATGATAAAGACAGTACGGCAGACGCTGTGTATCTGTATGATTATGCCAATGTTAAGTTTAGTTATGATGAACGCAGGGGAATTGTCATGACCATGGATTGCTGGGCCAGGATTAAAATCCTTAAAGAATCAGCATTGGACAGGGCTTCGGTTTCATTAAGCTATAACGATAGTAATTTTGAAAAAGCCGAGCGTATTGATGATCTGAAAGGCTTTACCTATAATCTTGAAGGCAAACAGATTATTACGGTTCCTCTGGATAAAAAATCAATAAAAAGAGAAAAAATCTCTGACAATTATGAAGCAATCAAATTCAATCTTCCAGGCGTAAAAAAGGGATCTGTTATAGAATATTTTTATACCCGCACTACGCCATTTACCCTGCGTGACAAACCTGATACCTGGACTTTCCAGGGATCAATTCCGTTCAAATGGAGTGAATACCGTATTGCCATTCCGCGTTTTCTTGAATACAAAATGACGATGGGCGGTTATTTGCCCCTTTATATCAGAAATCAGGATGAACAAAGTGTACCTGTGGGTCATTCCAGATATGATGGAACCGGGCTTGTTTATCGCTTTGTAGTGAAAGACGCACCTTCATTTGTCAACGAGCCGTTTATTACTACTTCTTCTGATTATTTATCCAAAATAGATTTCGAACTGGCAAGCGTATCTGTTCCCGGGGAAATAATCAAGCACTATTCCCGTACCTGGGAAAATGTAGAAGAAACATTAAATGATGTTCCCTGGTTTGGGGGAGAGCTTAGAAAAAGTTCTCATTTGAAAGTTATAAGGGATGAGATTGCAGCGAAAACCACCGATCCGGAGAAAAGAATGCACCTGGCCTATGCACACATGC from Dyadobacter sp. NIV53 carries:
- a CDS encoding Gfo/Idh/MocA family protein — protein: MSSSQNQEPFRVLVVGCGNMGASHAFAYQLLDGFEICGIVSTGKSKEILNEKLGGGYALYSDYETALAETKPDAVCISTYPDTHENFAIRALESGAHVFIEKPLADTVEGAKRVVEAAKAAGKQVVVGYILRVHPSWERFIAEAQGLGKPLVMRMNLNQQSHGYMWGVHRNLMKSLSPIVDCGVHYIDVMCQMTRSKPLRVSAIGARLTEDIPATNYNYGQLQIWFEDGSVGWYEAAWGPMISETAFFVKDVIGPKGSVSIVAKDAGATGKSSSVEAHTKTESIRVHHAELNEKDEFVHQDTWINLEDEPDHQELCNREQRFFLKAIQENTDLSDHLLDAVTSLQIAFACDESVRTGRTVDLV
- a CDS encoding M12 family metallo-peptidase codes for the protein MKKNLQGLQFLLLNLIIHFDISGQIAPSCGTEKIDSLAAISQLYYDNNQILINKADSVEAGSCPTCRGIANEAFVIPVHVYIYRNNAGVGGITDERAERLINLMNTALANSSVQIKLYLKNEITRISNTTYYELINTAGQTASMFETNHDDNAISIHITRTNSANYAGKASFPWKSTRYNFAVITEAGNPSALIGDDQMVSTMVHELGHVLGLTHTHESARLSTASNNAGANDCYQESVSRTKTQAIGCFGTIGKKKCVINGDMISDTEADPELNRNIVTVGCAYSGTGSDNWGTAWTPPTRNYMSYTRWECRNTFSKMQRGIMYTFAQSYMTSFYPTRHYNQKPVSFYKNADVDFWENDNFFQNAQSILLNQQQYRAFHWKPGSTALDVDWVLFRPTSNIAVKFQTSAVTGKPQPNTRITLFADNGTTQLFQNDNTSSSTVFSAITTGVLTANVNYRLRIENLSAYPNNESKGHYNLDVSQPGIPVLNADITGPGFPLACERGEWFASATGGTGTYTYQWSIIENSVTVQVGIGSSFAMYNDETYNRNFSLQLVVTSGSQQKTVFKSISFAGCNSGALFVVSPNPASENIIVIPSEENKQLTSFQNANEFDASLYKESNSKMIWQGKSNNKEIKIDSRSLINGSYLININDGRRLIKKHVLIVH
- a CDS encoding DUF3857 domain-containing protein, yielding MNLLLLKCSYSAVIRLAFLCVIFITYSFSSFSQEDFKPKLGIIDRESVEMTVYDKDSTADAVYLYDYANVKFSYDERRGIVMTMDCWARIKILKESALDRASVSLSYNDSNFEKAERIDDLKGFTYNLEGKQIITVPLDKKSIKREKISDNYEAIKFNLPGVKKGSVIEYFYTRTTPFTLRDKPDTWTFQGSIPFKWSEYRIAIPRFLEYKMTMGGYLPLYIRNQDEQSVPVGHSRYDGTGLVYRFVVKDAPSFVNEPFITTSSDYLSKIDFELASVSVPGEIIKHYSRTWENVEETLNDVPWFGGELRKSSHLKVIRDEIAAKTTDPEKRMHLAYAHMQNAMKWDGYNGIGSKEGVKKAYDNKSGNTSDINLNLTTLLRELDLESNPVVLSTRSNGQVYQEIPMLESFNYVVSHVKIGEKEYFLDATQLYAKPGLLPEHAVNGVGRFVPKKGNGRFVGLTPSDMQSKLEMIHAAISPEDGTIKGDYSISYGGYEALRWRDKYVKQAGSVYEDDFKKKVPEWKIQDFKVNNKSDNLSGTVNVTCNFEIEDENASADIFYFNPVLAGRWVENPLKSPERIYPLDFTSGISASFIGSFKLPEGYVIDEMPKSEVILLPEKAGKFVYQVKQTGDIIQVNTGVTVSKLRFMPEEYGNLKEFFERVVQKHAQPVIIKKKAK